The segment ACCGGTTTGAGGTGGAAAAATGAATTCCATCCGGACCAAGCTCTTTTTGAATATCAGTCTGCTGGTCATTCTTTTTGTGCTGATTTCCTGGGGCTTGAGCGCCTTATTTTTAGAAGATTTTTATATGACCAATAAAAAACACAGTGTGATCGAGAGCAGTCAAATCATTGACGAGCGCTATCGTTCCGGCGCTCAGGACATTTCCCTCGAATTGGAACGAATGGCCAATAATCTGGGAGCCGGGATTGTGATTATGAGCCGGGATGGCAATATTGAGTACAGTTCGTTTGAACGGATTCATCCCCAGAAGGCATTTAACCGTCACTCTGTGATTTCCGACAATGGCGACGCTGCTCCGGAGGCAGCCGAAGGTCCGCCCCGGCTGCCTCCGGCCTTTGTCATCAAGTCACGGGAAGAGGTTGACGGCAATTCCACCATTGAGATTGAGCAGGATCAGGCACTGAATATTCAATTCATGGTGTTAAGACGCCGTTTAGTGAACGAAGACATGTTAGAGATTAAAATACCCCTGGCCGCCGTTGCCGAAAGCGCCGCCTACGCCAGCAGGTTTATCGCCATTGTCGGACTGCTTACCATTGCAGCCGGCGGTATCTGGGCATTTTTCTTTGCCAAACGGTTTACGGTTCCGTTATTGGAAGTCAGCCATGTGGCCCAGGGCATCTCCCGGTTTGATTTTTCTCGCAAATGCACTATTCACAGCGAGGATGAAGTGGGCCGGCTGGGGAAAAGCATTAACAATCTGTCCTATCAGCTGAATAAAGCAATCAGCGAACTGAATCAGAAGAATCAGCAGCTGACCGCCGATGTGGAAAAAGAACGGCGGCTGGATAAATTGCGCAAAAATTTTATTTCCAGTGTTTCCCATGAATTAAAAACACCCATCTCCCTCATTCTTGGCTACGCCGAAGGGCTGAAAGAGAATGTCGCCGCCGACGAGGACAGCAAAAACTACTACTGTTCCGTCGTTATGGATGAAGCAGAGAAAATGGACAAACTGATCCAGGATTTACTGAATCTATCCCAGATGGAATCCGGCTATTTCCATCTGGAAAGGACCAATTTTGATTTATCTTTACTGCTGGATGCGGTTCTGTTAAAATATCAAGGGATTTTCAGCGAAAAACGCATTACCGTGGAAATGGAAAAAGAGCCGGGGTTATGGGTGAACGGGGATATACTGCGGATTGAGCAGGTTCTCGTCAATTTTTTCAATAATGCCATTGATTATGTGGAAGACAAGCGGGTCATACGGGTCAGTGCGGCAGAGCGGGAGGATACATACCGGGTCTGCGTCTATAACAGCGGCAAGCAGGTTCCCGCGGACAGCCTGAAGGAATTATGGCTCAGCTTTTATAAAGTGGATCAGGCACGGACCAGAAGCTTAGGAGGATACGGCCTGGGGTTGTCCGTCGTCCGGGCGATCCAGGAGCTTCACGGCAATGCTTACGGGGTGGAGAATACGGCGGATGGGGTTATGTTCTGGTTTGAGATCAGTAAGATAAAGCGGGGGGAAAAGTATGTTTAGTATGCTGCGGGAAAGAACGGCTGCTTCTATTTGTTTTCTGGTTGCTGCACTGGTTTGTTTATTGGCGGG is part of the Veillonellales bacterium genome and harbors:
- a CDS encoding HAMP domain-containing sensor histidine kinase, coding for MNSIRTKLFLNISLLVILFVLISWGLSALFLEDFYMTNKKHSVIESSQIIDERYRSGAQDISLELERMANNLGAGIVIMSRDGNIEYSSFERIHPQKAFNRHSVISDNGDAAPEAAEGPPRLPPAFVIKSREEVDGNSTIEIEQDQALNIQFMVLRRRLVNEDMLEIKIPLAAVAESAAYASRFIAIVGLLTIAAGGIWAFFFAKRFTVPLLEVSHVAQGISRFDFSRKCTIHSEDEVGRLGKSINNLSYQLNKAISELNQKNQQLTADVEKERRLDKLRKNFISSVSHELKTPISLILGYAEGLKENVAADEDSKNYYCSVVMDEAEKMDKLIQDLLNLSQMESGYFHLERTNFDLSLLLDAVLLKYQGIFSEKRITVEMEKEPGLWVNGDILRIEQVLVNFFNNAIDYVEDKRVIRVSAAEREDTYRVCVYNSGKQVPADSLKELWLSFYKVDQARTRSLGGYGLGLSVVRAIQELHGNAYGVENTADGVMFWFEISKIKRGEKYV